One part of the Mariniblastus fucicola genome encodes these proteins:
- a CDS encoding outer membrane protein assembly factor BamB family protein codes for MKQPISRPASKTWYLAFIVALALVMLQSIAALAEEGNAGDGSTDKAAWSSFRGAGNSTVSPDASIPLKWSPGSGISWQVELPGYGQSSPLVFAGKVLVTAVEGPQKEKNLVVCVDRESGETLWRYDQSTTLKGPSNFMYSRAAPTPIADRSRVVAFFESGDLIAVGLNSGKKLWSRDLKEELGPLSSRHGLGSSLAQTDDLLFINLEHDGPSALLAIQKSDGATKWKSERPSGSSWSSPAVMQRGDQTQVVVSSGGEAAGYDAETGRELWKIIGLAGNSVPSPLVVENRIYLGARLPEFGSVATAAKSNLCLEFEEGATEPEVAWRSKRCVADYASPVVCGDNVFLINGDGILGCLDKNTGEEKYRQRLGMVCWATPIVHDNHLFIFGKNGKTTVLKAGGQFSKVGDNHLWDSADPPRPVSYVEYFPSSGGGGHGHGGHGSHGGVQKQPAGHAKHASGARHSGESKPGTHSGGYSAHAAGKRSDELGDETTPGAGMLTGMLKRDVDGDGLLSGDEIPGRLNTVMENIDLNKDGRLDKSELKKMADSFAAKRKNSKQSSRDPIVYGVAADSSGIIVRTGTRLYAIGGGASDK; via the coding sequence TTGAAACAACCGATTTCAAGACCTGCGTCAAAGACTTGGTATTTGGCGTTTATTGTTGCTTTGGCGTTGGTGATGTTGCAAAGCATCGCTGCCCTTGCAGAAGAAGGAAATGCTGGCGACGGATCAACTGACAAAGCTGCCTGGTCCAGCTTTCGCGGAGCTGGAAACAGCACGGTCTCTCCTGATGCCTCGATCCCTTTAAAATGGTCGCCTGGGAGTGGCATTTCGTGGCAAGTAGAACTGCCAGGATACGGTCAGTCGTCGCCACTGGTCTTTGCGGGCAAGGTGCTGGTAACCGCTGTCGAAGGTCCGCAAAAGGAAAAGAATCTGGTTGTTTGCGTTGATCGCGAATCAGGTGAAACGCTCTGGCGCTACGATCAGTCGACCACGCTCAAGGGTCCATCCAACTTCATGTATTCGAGGGCAGCTCCAACGCCGATCGCGGATCGTTCGCGAGTAGTTGCCTTCTTTGAGTCGGGTGATCTTATTGCCGTCGGTTTGAACAGTGGCAAAAAACTGTGGAGCCGTGATCTCAAGGAAGAACTTGGTCCGCTCAGTTCGCGGCATGGCCTCGGCAGTTCATTGGCCCAAACGGATGACCTTTTGTTTATCAATCTGGAACATGACGGCCCATCTGCATTGTTGGCAATTCAAAAGTCGGACGGTGCAACGAAATGGAAATCCGAGCGACCTTCGGGGAGTTCATGGAGCTCTCCGGCGGTGATGCAGCGAGGTGATCAAACGCAAGTCGTTGTCAGCTCCGGTGGCGAAGCCGCAGGCTACGATGCTGAAACTGGGAGAGAGTTGTGGAAGATAATCGGATTGGCGGGGAACTCGGTTCCTTCCCCTTTGGTTGTGGAAAACCGGATTTACCTTGGGGCTCGATTGCCCGAATTTGGTTCCGTAGCTACCGCTGCCAAAAGCAACCTTTGCCTCGAGTTTGAAGAAGGGGCAACCGAGCCCGAAGTAGCTTGGCGAAGCAAACGATGCGTAGCGGACTATGCCAGTCCTGTTGTTTGCGGCGACAACGTCTTCCTGATCAATGGCGATGGGATTCTTGGATGCCTGGACAAAAACACGGGTGAAGAAAAGTACCGGCAGCGACTTGGGATGGTGTGTTGGGCTACGCCGATTGTGCATGACAATCACTTGTTCATATTTGGAAAGAATGGAAAAACGACCGTTTTGAAAGCAGGCGGGCAATTCTCAAAAGTTGGTGACAACCACTTGTGGGACTCCGCCGATCCGCCACGTCCTGTTTCCTATGTCGAATACTTTCCGTCGTCTGGCGGAGGCGGACATGGACACGGTGGTCATGGAAGTCATGGCGGCGTGCAAAAGCAGCCCGCTGGTCACGCCAAGCACGCGAGCGGCGCCAGGCATTCTGGTGAATCTAAGCCCGGGACTCACAGCGGCGGTTATTCCGCACATGCGGCAGGGAAGCGCTCTGATGAACTTGGCGATGAGACAACTCCGGGGGCTGGAATGTTAACGGGAATGCTCAAACGAGACGTCGATGGCGATGGCTTGCTATCGGGAGACGAGATTCCCGGCCGTCTCAATACGGTCATGGAAAACATCGACCTGAACAAGGACGGAAGGCTCGACAAAAGCGAACTCAAGAAGATGGCCGACAGTTTTGCTGCCAAGCGGAAAAATTCAAAGCAGTCGTCACGCGATCCGATTGTCTACGGTGTTGCCGCTGACTCGAGCGGAATCATTGTTCGGACAGGCACGCGACTGTATGCGATTGGAGGCGGTGCGAGTGATAAATAG